Proteins from one Juglans microcarpa x Juglans regia isolate MS1-56 chromosome 1S, Jm3101_v1.0, whole genome shotgun sequence genomic window:
- the LOC121245012 gene encoding serine/threonine-protein kinase SAPK10-like isoform X2 codes for MDRAAIAVGLGMDMPIMHDSDRYDFVRDIGSGNFGVARLMRDKHTRELVAVKYIERGDKARFFFQQLISGVSYCHEMQVCHRDLKLENTLLDGSPAPRLKICDFGYSKSSVLHSQPKSTVGTPAYIAPEVLLRQEYDGKIADVWSCGVTLYVMLVGAYPFEDPDEPKDFRRTIQRILSVQYSIPDGVQISPECRDLISRIFVFDPATRITIPEIKNHEWFLKNLPADLMDERMMSNQFEEPDQPMQSIDVIMQIIAEATIPAVGTNSLNQYSIDNLDMDDDMDDLDSDSELDIDSSGEIVYAL; via the exons ATGGATCGGGCCGCGATAGCCGTTGGGCTGGGTATGGATATGCCGATCATGCACGACAGCGACCGGTACGACTTTGTCCGAGATATCGGGTCGGGTAATTTCGGGGTCGCAAGGCTGATGAGAGACAAGCACACCAGGGAGCTTGTCGCCGTCAAGTACATCGAGCGGGGAGATAAG GCACGGTTTTTCTTTCAACAACTTATATCTGGAGTCAGCTACTGCCACGAAATG CAAGTATGTCACCGGGACTTGAAGCTGGAAAACACGTTATTGGATGGAAGCCCAGCTCCTCGGTTGAAGATATGTGATTTTGGGTATTCCAAG TCTTCGGTTCTTCATTCACAACCAAAGTCAACTGTGGGAACTCCTGCCTACATTGCTCCAGAAGTACTGCTAAGGCAAGAGTATGATGGCAAg ATTGCAGATGTGTGGTCATGTGGGGTGACCTTATACGTGATGCTGGTGGGAGCATATCCTTTCGAGGATCCTGATGAACCAAAGGATTTTCGCAGGACTATACAA AGAATTCTCAGTGTCCAGTATTCCATTCCCGACGGCGTTCAAATATCTCCCGAGTGTCGTGACCTGATCTCAAGAATTTTTGTTTTCGATCCTGCAACG AGGATCACCATTCCTGAAATCAAGAACCATGAGTGGTTTTTGAAGAATCTTCCAGCGGACTTGATGGATGAAAGAATGATGAGCAACCAATTTGAAGAGCCAGACCAACCAATGCAGAGCATTGATGTGATCATGCAGATAATTGCTGAGGCCACCATTCCAGCAGTTGGGACTAATAGCCTCAACCAGTATTCGATAGACAACCTGGATATGGATGATGACATGGACGACTTGGATTCTGACTCGGAGCTTGATATCGACAGCAGTGGGGAGATAGTCTACGCACTGTGA
- the LOC121245012 gene encoding serine/threonine-protein kinase SAPK10-like isoform X1, translating to MDRAAIAVGLGMDMPIMHDSDRYDFVRDIGSGNFGVARLMRDKHTRELVAVKYIERGDKIDENVKREIINHRSLRHPNIVRFKEVILTPTHLAIVMEYASGGEVFERICSAGRFSEDEARFFFQQLISGVSYCHEMQVCHRDLKLENTLLDGSPAPRLKICDFGYSKSSVLHSQPKSTVGTPAYIAPEVLLRQEYDGKIADVWSCGVTLYVMLVGAYPFEDPDEPKDFRRTIQRILSVQYSIPDGVQISPECRDLISRIFVFDPATRITIPEIKNHEWFLKNLPADLMDERMMSNQFEEPDQPMQSIDVIMQIIAEATIPAVGTNSLNQYSIDNLDMDDDMDDLDSDSELDIDSSGEIVYAL from the exons ATGGATCGGGCCGCGATAGCCGTTGGGCTGGGTATGGATATGCCGATCATGCACGACAGCGACCGGTACGACTTTGTCCGAGATATCGGGTCGGGTAATTTCGGGGTCGCAAGGCTGATGAGAGACAAGCACACCAGGGAGCTTGTCGCCGTCAAGTACATCGAGCGGGGAGATAAG AtagatgaaaatgttaaaagaGAAATCATTAATCACAGGTCTCTGAGGCATCCCAACATTGTTAGGTTTAAAGAG GTGATTTTAACCCCTACCCATCTGGCGATTGTTATGGAATATGCATCTGGAGGAGAGGTTTTTGAGCGAATATGCAGTGCTGGGCGCTTTAGTGAGGATGAG GCACGGTTTTTCTTTCAACAACTTATATCTGGAGTCAGCTACTGCCACGAAATG CAAGTATGTCACCGGGACTTGAAGCTGGAAAACACGTTATTGGATGGAAGCCCAGCTCCTCGGTTGAAGATATGTGATTTTGGGTATTCCAAG TCTTCGGTTCTTCATTCACAACCAAAGTCAACTGTGGGAACTCCTGCCTACATTGCTCCAGAAGTACTGCTAAGGCAAGAGTATGATGGCAAg ATTGCAGATGTGTGGTCATGTGGGGTGACCTTATACGTGATGCTGGTGGGAGCATATCCTTTCGAGGATCCTGATGAACCAAAGGATTTTCGCAGGACTATACAA AGAATTCTCAGTGTCCAGTATTCCATTCCCGACGGCGTTCAAATATCTCCCGAGTGTCGTGACCTGATCTCAAGAATTTTTGTTTTCGATCCTGCAACG AGGATCACCATTCCTGAAATCAAGAACCATGAGTGGTTTTTGAAGAATCTTCCAGCGGACTTGATGGATGAAAGAATGATGAGCAACCAATTTGAAGAGCCAGACCAACCAATGCAGAGCATTGATGTGATCATGCAGATAATTGCTGAGGCCACCATTCCAGCAGTTGGGACTAATAGCCTCAACCAGTATTCGATAGACAACCTGGATATGGATGATGACATGGACGACTTGGATTCTGACTCGGAGCTTGATATCGACAGCAGTGGGGAGATAGTCTACGCACTGTGA
- the LOC121244996 gene encoding pentatricopeptide repeat-containing protein At4g37170, with protein sequence MLLGWGYGYLLISNMRFFLNLKVSYSLSRLSFGRTISSSSLETQLNQQTISQKTFFKSNNKDSLISRLCETKNFKEAIDILCEQKRLREAVQLLDQIDRPSVSVYSNLIQLCLQHRALEEGKKVHAHTKASGFVPGVFICNRFLDMYVKCGSLWHAEKMFDEMGEKDLCSWNTMISGYAKVGKLEQARNLFNEMPERDNFSWTAMISGYVRHDQPKEALELYRRMLRHENSKSNKFTISSALAASAAIPTLSTGKEIHGHIMRIGLDSDEVVWSALSDMYGKCGSIEEARCIFDKMLNRDVVSWTAMIHRYFEDGRREEGFAFFSELMRSGIRPNEFTFAGVLNACADHAAEDLGKQVHGYMTRIGFDPISFAASSLVHMYSKCGNIENAKRVFKGMPQPDLVSWTSLIVGYAQNGQPNEALEFFELLLKSGTPPDRITFVGVLSACTHAGLIDKGIEYFHSIKERHGLTHTADHYACIIDLLARAGRFVEAEDIINKMPMKPDKFLWASLLGGCRIHGNLELAKRAAEALFEIEPENPATYVTLANIYATAGMWSEVAKIRKAMDDKRVVKKPGLSWIEIKRKVHIFLVGDKSHPKSYEIHNFLGKLSKRIREEGYVPDTNFVLHDVEEEQKEQNLSYHSEKLAVAFGIISTPPGTTIKVFKNLRTCVDCHTAVKFISKIVQRRIIVRDSNRFHSFENGSCSCGDYW encoded by the coding sequence ATGTTGCTGGGTTGGGGCTACGGCTACCTTCTGATCtcaaatatgagattttttctgAATCTCAAAGTTTCGTATTCTTTGTCTCGGTTATCCTTCGGGAGaactatttcttcttcttctctggaAACCCAGCTGAATCAGCAAACTATTTCTCAGAAGACTTTCTTTAAGTCCAATAACAAAGACTCTCTCATATCCCGCTTATGCGAAACCAAGAATTTCAAAGAAGCCATAGACATTCTCTGCGAACAAAAGCGCTTAAGGGAAGCGGTGCAGTTGCTTGACCAGATTGACCGACCCTCTGTTTCGGTATACTCAAACCTCATTCAGCTTTGTCTCCAGCATCGTGCTCTTGAAGAGGGCAAGAAGGTCCATGCTCATACCAAAGCCTCCGGGTTCGTGCCCGGGGTCTTCATTTGTAATCGTTTTTTAGATATGTATGTGAAATGTGGGAGTCTTTGGCATGCCGAGAAAATGTTCGATGAAATGGGTGAAAAGGATTTGTGTTCTTGGAATACAATGATTTCTGGGTATGCGAAAGTGGGGAAGCTCGAACAGGCTAGAAATTTGTTCAATGAAATGCCTGAAAGAGATAATTTTTCTTGGACCGCGATGATATCGGGGTATGTTCGGCATGACCAGCCCAAAGAGGCCTTGGAGTTGTACAGAAGGATGTTAAGACACGagaattcaaaatcaaataagTTCACGATATCTAGTGCTCTAGCCGCTTCGGCAGCAATTCCAACTTTAAGTACGGGCAAGGAGATCCATGGACATATAATGCGAATTGGCTTGGATTCAGATGAGGTGGTTTGGAGTGCTTTATCAGATATGTATGGGAAATGTGGGAGTATAGAGGAGGCGAGGTGCATTTTTGACAAGATGTTGAATAGAGACGTTGTTTCATGGACGGCAATGATTCATAGATACTTTGAGGATGGAAGGAGGGAAGAGGGATTTGCATTTTTCTCTGAGTTGATGAGGTCAGGGATTAGGCCTAATGAGTTCACGTTTGCTGGGGTTTTAAATGCTTGTGCCGATCATGCTGCCGAGGACCTAGGCAAGCAGGTACATGGGTACATGACACGTATAGGGTTTGACCCCATCTCATTTGCTGCCAGTTCTCTTGTTCATATGTATTCAAAATGTGGGAATATTGAGAACGCAAAAAGGGTTTTTAAAGGGATGCCTCAACCAGATTTAGTTTCATGGACTTCCCTGATTGTTGGATATGCTCAGAATGGTCAACCAAACGAGGCACTCGAGTTCTTTGAGTTGCTTCTCAAATCAGGTACTCCACCTGACCGCATTACTTTTGTTGGGGTTCTTTCTGCTTGTACCCATGCTGGATTAATCGATAAAGGAATTGAATATTTCCACTCAATCAAGGAAAGACATGGGTTGACACATACAGCAGATCATTATGCTTGTATCATTGATTTACTGGCCAGAGCTGGCCGATTTGTAGAAGCTGaggatattattaataaaatgccCATGAAACCCGATAAGTTTTTGTGGGCTTCTTTACTTGGTGGTTGTAGAATCCACGGAAACCTTGAGTTGGCAAAGCGAGCTGCAGAAGCATTATTCGAGATAGAGCCTGAGAATCCTGCTACCTATGTTACTCTAGCCAACATTTATGCTACTGCTGGTATGTGGAGTGAGGTGGCAAAGATTAGAAAGGCTATGGATGACAAAAGAGTGGTAAAGAAACCGGGTTTGAGTTGGATTGAGATCAAGAGAAAGGTTCATATATTCTTAGTGGGAGATAAATCCCACCCAAAATCATATGAAATACATAACTTCTTGGGAAAGCTGTCAAAGAGGATTAGGGAAGAAGGATATGTCCCTGACACGAATTTTGTTCTACATGATGTTGAGGAGGAGCAGAAGGAGCAAAATCTTTCCTACCACAGTGAGAAGCTTGCAGTTGCATTTGGAATCATTTCAACTCCACCGGGAACAACAATCAAggtttttaagaatttaagaacTTGTGTGGATTGCCATACTGccgttaaatttatttcaaagatTGTTCAAAGAAGAATAATAGTAAGGGATTCAAATCGGTTCCATTCATTTGAGAATGGGAGCTGTTCATGTGGAGACTATtggtaa
- the LOC121245023 gene encoding uncharacterized protein LOC121245023, with product MEVLLEVTLGVLATNLLNTVAEAKNKAVNFKAILADLETTVINLVPKVSRIEQLSEELGDLPKDEIQKLKLELWRATQLVSKCKEIAWWNYCNKYRYSNKLLRLHATLRRLIEMELPVGHAEDHKQILIELRNIRVTNTTCFLLIMWRLNPGLKHKDLEERDGNGSSRISGNGTKVVRVASDGGFKRIALSASSWIISFFNLRWRFRGYRSLKRHIG from the coding sequence ATGGAGGTTTTACTAGAGGTAACTCTGGGGGTGTTAGCGACTAATCTTTTGAATACTGTTGCAGAGGCCAAAAATAAAGCCGTTAACTTCAAAGCCATACTCGCAGACCTCGAAACCACTGTCATAAATTTAGTTCCCAAGGTGAGTAGGATCGAGCAGTTAAGCGAAGAGTTGGGAGATTTGCCCAAGGATGAAATCCAAAAGTTGAAACTGGAGTTGTGGAGAGCAACGCAGCTTGTTTCCAAGTGCAAGGAGATAGCTTGGTGGAATTACTGCAACAAGTATAGGTACTCAAACAAGCTCCTTCGACTTCATGCTACGCTTCGTAGGCTGATTGAAATGGAACTTCCAGTAGGACACGCAGAGGATCATAAGCAGATCTTGATCGAGTTGAGAAATATTCGGGTAACGAATACTACATGTTTTCTGTTAATCATGTGGAGACTGAATCCTGGTTTGAAGCATAAGGATTTGGAAGAAAGAGATGGCAATGGTTCTTCTAGGATTTCCGGAAATGGGACAAAGGTTGTACGTGTGGCTTCTGATGGCGGATTCAAGAGGATTGCCCTGTCAGCATCAAGTTGGATTATTTCGTTTTTTAATCTGCGTTGGAGGTTTCGTGGATACAGAAGTCTGAAAAGACACATTGGATAG
- the LOC121245003 gene encoding L-ascorbate oxidase homolog has protein sequence MGKAVSLHVICGILAVLVVSLVKADDPYRYYTWTVSYGTRSPLGVPQQVILINDQFPGPRLEVVTNDNIILNLINKLDQPFLLTWNGIKQRKNSWQDGVLGTNCAIQPNSNYTYKFQTKDQIGSYTYFPSTLLHKAAGGFGGLNVYERPRIPIPFPNPDGDFTLLVGDWYKTNHKTLQQSLDSGKSLPFPDGVLINGQAENTYSGDQGKVYMFRISNVGLATSLNFRIQGHKLKLVEVEGSHTLQSIYDSLDVHVGQSVAVLVTLDQPPKDYYIVTSTRFTKRVLTATAVLHYTNSHTPVSGPLPIGPTYQVHWSMKQARTFRWNLTASAARPNPQGSFHYGKITPTKTILLANSASLINGKQRYSINRVSYINPDTPLKLADHFSIPGVFSVDAIQTLPSSGPTFIATSVMPASLHDFTEVVFQNNEKTIQSWHLDGYDFWVVGYGFGQWTPAKRRSYNLVDALTRHTAQVYPNSWTTVLVSLDNQGMWNMRSAIWERQYLGQQFYLRVWNAVHNLANEYDLPSNVVLCGKAIGRHP, from the exons ATGGGAAAAGCAGTCTCGCTTCATGTGATTTGTGGAATCTTGGCTGTTTTGGTTGTTTCTCTGGTGAAAGCAGACGACCCATATAGGTACTATACATGGACTGTCAGTTATGGAACTCGTTCTCCTTTGGGTGTTCCCCAGCAG GTAATCCTTATCAATGATCAGTTTCCCGGACCTAGACTCGAGGTGGTGACTAACGACAACATCATCCTCAACCTCATTAACAAGTTAGACCAGCCATTTCTGCTGACATG GAATGGTATTAAACAAAGGAAGAACTCATGGCAAGATGGAGTATTGGGTACCAACTGCGCTATCCAACCAAACTCGAACTACACTTACAAGTTTCAAACCAAAGATCAGATTGGGTCCTACACATATTTCCCCTCAACTCTGCTTCACAAAGCTGCTGGAGGATTTGGAGGACTCAATGTATATGAGAGACCTCGCATACCGATCCCTTTTCCAAATCCTGATGGAGATTTCACCTTACTTGTTGGTGATTGGTACAAAACCAACCATAAG ACATTGCAGCAATCTCTGGACTCGGGAAAATCTCTACCATTTCCTGATGGCGTCCTTATAAATGGCCAGGCTGAGAATACCTACAGTGGTGACCAAG GAAAAGTCTATATGTTCAGGATCTCAAATGTGGGCTTGGCAACCTCATTGAATTTCAGGATTCAGGGCCACAAATTGAAGTTAGTTGAGGTTGAAGGATCTCATACCCTTCAAAGCATTTATGACTCTCTTGATGTACATGTTGGCCAATCTGTGGCTGTCTTAGTAACCTTGGATCAGCCACCAAAGGACTACTACATTGTTACATCCACTCGATTCACTAAGCGTGTTCTTACAGCAACTGCAGTTTTACACTACACAAACTCTCACACCCCCGTCTCTGGACCCTTGCCCATTGGCCCTACTTACCAAGTACACTGGTCTATGAAGCAAGCTAGAACCTTCAG GTGGAATTTGACAGCAAGTGCAGCAAGGCCCAATCCTCAGGGCTCATTCCATTATGGGAAGATAACGCCAACAAAGACAATTTTGTTGGCCAATTCAGCATCGTTAATAAATGGAAAGCAGCGTTATTCAATTAACAGAGTCTCCTACATCAATCCTGACACCCCTCTGAAACTTGCTGATCATTTCAGCATCCCTGGAGTCTTCAGTGTAGATGCCATCCAAACTCTTCCCTCAAGTGGTCCTACATTCATAGCTACCTCTGTTATGCCAGCATCCCTTCATGATTTTACTGAAGTCGTTTtccaaaataatgaaaagacaATTCAGTCTTGGCATCTTGACGGCTATGATTTCTGGGTCGTTGG TTATGGTTTTGGACAGTGGACACCAGCTAAGAGAAGAAGCTATAATCTAGTTGATGCTCTGACTAGACATACTGCTCAG GTGTATCCAAATTCGTGGACCACCGTATTGGTTTCCTTGGACAACCAAGGTATGTGGAACATGAGGTCTGCAATATGGGAAAGGCAGTACCTTGGGCAACAATTCTATCTCAGGGTTTGGAATGCGGTCCACAACCTTGCTAATGAATATGACCTTCCTTCTAATGTTGTACTTTGTGGCAAAGCCATAGGACGGCACCCATAA